The Flavobacteriales bacterium TMED191 genome includes the window AATATTGTTATAAAAATGAAAAGCGAATTTAAGACTTTTAAATTAGAATAAAAAATTAAATAATTTCTTTTCGAAACAACTTAAAAAGTTCATTAGTAACAATTGATATATTTTCTGTTCTTTTACCAGTTAAATTAACCAATTTAGAATTCACAAAAGTATTGGACGAAATTGATATCCAGGCGTATAAATTTGAGTACTTCTTATTTCCTTTGTAATAAACATCTACATATCCCGTAGTAGCAAATCCAAAGTCAGTATTAAATTGTTCTCGAATAGCTTTAGCCATTAATTCTGCAACATATTTACTTACAACTCCATACTTATTTATTTCACATTGAGAGATTTTTAAAAATTTTTTTTTAATCTCATTATCATAAGCAATGACAGCACCCTTAAAATAATTAGAAGCTCTTTTTTTTGAAGTTAAGCAATGAGACACAAAACCACCGGTGCAGCTTTCTGCAGCAGAAACTGTCATTTCATATTCAAGCAGGTAAAACCTAATTGATTCAACTAATTCTTTTTTTATGAAATTTAAATTAATCATTACACACTAAACGAGTTGTAAAATTATACTATGTTTGAAATTTCTTCATTAACATCTAATATATGATCAATAATTTGTGCTTCAACATCTCTTTTCTGTGTATCAGACTTTTCTAATCTCACACAAAGCTGCAGTGCGCACATAGCTAATAAATCCTGATCATCCTTAACAGAATATTTATCTTTTAACAACTTTAACATCTTCTCAATCTTAAAAGCAGACTGTCTTATAATTTTTTCTTCTGAATTTGAAATATTCATGGGATACAACCTATTTGCTAATGATATTTTAATATTTAATTTTTCCATAAATTTTATTCATTTAAAAGTGAGATACATTTGTCAATATCTCTAATTAAATTATTAACACGCTTTCTTGCGAATATCATCGCATCCTTATCTTTTAAGTCAACCCCTTGCACTAAATCAACTACCTCAACTCGTTTTGTTAAGATCTTAACTTCTCCTTCAAGTCTATTAATTACTTTCGTCATTTCCTTCTTGTCATTTCTTAATTGTAAATTCTCATTCTTTGTATTTTGATAATTAGCAACTAAGGAAGTAATTTTTTTTTTCAAATCTAGAACGTGCGACATTAAAGTATTCACAGTTAAAATCGTTTTATTTACAATCAAATATAAGTATTTAAATTATAGATTCAATAAAGAAAATGATTATGCAAATAATCTAAATAGATTTTTTTTTACATAAATTTACTTTAATGAAAAATGTGTTTTCAATCCTTTTTGTTTGGTTACTATTTACTTATGTGAATTATTCTCAAAATAATTACCCGAAAGATTTTTTCATCTCTCCAGTTGATATTAAAATTGCCATTGCAGGGACATTTGGTGAACTAAGAAACAATCATTTTCACTCTGGTATTGATATAAAAACCAAACAAAAAAAAAATATTCCTATTTATGCCAGTCAAGATGGATATGTTTCTAGAATAAAAGTTTCCACATATGGCTTTGGAAAAGCAATCTACATAAATCATAAAAAGGGTTTTACTACTGTATATGCTCATCTTAATGAATTTAATAAAAAAATTAAAGAATTTGCAATTGAAGAGCACTACAAAAAAGAAAATTACGAAATCGATTTTGCATTAAACAAGGACGAATTATTTGTCAAAAAAGGTGAACTTATTGGTTATAGTGGAAATACTGGAAGCTCAACGGGACCTCATCTACATTTTGAAATTAGAGATTCAAAAACACAACAAATTTTAAATCCCATGTTATTTGGATTACCAATTTTAGATAGAACTCATCCAATTATTAAAGCAATATTAATATATCACGATAAACATCAAAAAGAATTAGTTCAAGTAGGAAAAATTGATAATAAAACATATCACATACCTACAATAATCGATGGACACAATTACCTAAATATTGGTTTACAAACGATTGATTATTTAGATGCCGCTCCTAATAAATGTGGAGTCTACTCTATAGAGTTAATGGTTAATGACTCCATATTTTATCATAATCAAATGGAAAAATTTAATTTTAGTGAAACAAGGTATATTAACTCTCATATTGACTACAAATACTATGTGAAAACAGGAAATAAATTTATAAAATGCTTTATTGATCCAAATAATTCACTAAGCACAAATATGAAAAAATCAAAACCTAATCTTGGATACAATTTAAAAGAGGGAATTAACAATATTAAAATAATTGTTAAAGATAGTTATATGAATACTATATTTTTAACGTTTAATATTAACTTCACAAAAGATGTGTTGCAAATGAACACAAAAGAAAAAGAAAATTATATAAATTATAAGCAAGTATTTGAGTTCAATAATAATAATATAGAACTATATATACCTGGCAATAGTCTTTATGACAACTATCAATTTTCATATAAACAAACTAAAAGTTCTGATAGCAAATATCCAACCCATAGTATAATGGATAAATCTACACCAACTCACAAACCATTTATCATATCAATTAAAGATGAATCTGTCGAAAAAGAACTAAGATCCAAAGCATTAATTAGTAGAATTGATGGAGGAAATATATATTGTATCAAAAGCCAATGGAAAGAAGGAAAAATAATTGGTAAGTCTAGTAAGTTTGGTGACTTCCGTATTATAATTGATACGGTAAAACCTCAATTAGCACACTATATGAAAACAGAACACATGATACAATTTAAAATTGAAGATACATTATCAGGTATTAAACAATATAATGGTTATATAAATAATAAATGGGTATTGATGGAATATGATTTTAAAACAAATCTTCTGACTTATCATCTAGATAGTACAAAAAAATATGAAAATAAAAATATCAAAATTCAAG containing:
- a CDS encoding M23 family metallopeptidase translates to MKNVFSILFVWLLFTYVNYSQNNYPKDFFISPVDIKIAIAGTFGELRNNHFHSGIDIKTKQKKNIPIYASQDGYVSRIKVSTYGFGKAIYINHKKGFTTVYAHLNEFNKKIKEFAIEEHYKKENYEIDFALNKDELFVKKGELIGYSGNTGSSTGPHLHFEIRDSKTQQILNPMLFGLPILDRTHPIIKAILIYHDKHQKELVQVGKIDNKTYHIPTIIDGHNYLNIGLQTIDYLDAAPNKCGVYSIELMVNDSIFYHNQMEKFNFSETRYINSHIDYKYYVKTGNKFIKCFIDPNNSLSTNMKKSKPNLGYNLKEGINNIKIIVKDSYMNTIFLTFNINFTKDVLQMNTKEKENYINYKQVFEFNNNNIELYIPGNSLYDNYQFSYKQTKSSDSKYPTHSIMDKSTPTHKPFIISIKDESVEKELRSKALISRIDGGNIYCIKSQWKEGKIIGKSSKFGDFRIIIDTVKPQLAHYMKTEHMIQFKIEDTLSGIKQYNGYINNKWVLMEYDFKTNLLTYHLDSTKKYENKNIKIQVTDLVGNKNEIDMNL
- a CDS encoding nicotinamide-nucleotide amidohydrolase family protein, producing the protein MINLNFIKKELVESIRFYLLEYEMTVSAAESCTGGFVSHCLTSKKRASNYFKGAVIAYDNEIKKKFLKISQCEINKYGVVSKYVAELMAKAIREQFNTDFGFATTGYVDVYYKGNKKYSNLYAWISISSNTFVNSKLVNLTGKRTENISIVTNELFKLFRKEII
- a CDS encoding cell division protein ZapA → MEKLNIKISLANRLYPMNISNSEEKIIRQSAFKIEKMLKLLKDKYSVKDDQDLLAMCALQLCVRLEKSDTQKRDVEAQIIDHILDVNEEISNIV